One segment of Ipomoea triloba cultivar NCNSP0323 chromosome 12, ASM357664v1 DNA contains the following:
- the LOC115998027 gene encoding protein SAR DEFICIENT 4-like → MAAPPPVFISTATIRPLLTHASLIRHLHSTLATNIQSPVRHCHETSQSSAILLMPSWSLSPYLPYVGVKLVTFHPNNSALNLPGVHASYALFSALTGQTLATMDATDLTLYRTSCISALASKFLSRENSKTLVMVGAGSLAPHLIRAHLAVRPGLKTVIIWNRTLKKAQSLVEKLQKESGFDGVIFESNGSLEEVVGLGDIVSCATNSETPLVKGGEMKEGAHLDMVGSFKPSMMECDDEAIRKGRVFIDNEAALVEAGELVGAFERGVITRDDVVGDLVELIKGEKSGRKSQEEITVFKSVGSAAVDLLTAQLVYETCMESQVHV, encoded by the coding sequence ATGGCGGCGCCACCGCCGGTCTTCATCTCCACCGCCACAATCCGCCCTCTCCTCACCCACGCCTCCCTCATCCGCCACCTCCACTCCACCCTCGCCACCAACATCCAATCCCCAGTCCGCCATTGCCACGAAACAAGCCAATCCTCCGCCATCCTCCTCATGCCGTCCTGGTCTCTCTCCCCTTACCTCCCCTACGTCGGCGTTAAATTAGTCACTTTCCACCCCAATAACTCCGCCCTAAACCTCCCCGGAGTGCACGCAAGCTACGCGCTCTTCAGCGCCCTCACCGGCCAAACCTTAGCCACCATGGACGCCACTGACCTCACCCTCTACCGCACTTCTTGCATCTCAGCTCTAGCTTCCAAATTCTTGTCCAGGGAAAACTCCAAAACCCTAGTGATGGTCGGGGCGGGTTCTTTAGCACCGCATTTGATCCGGGCCCACCTGGCCGTTCGGCCGGGGTTAAAAACTGTCATAATCTGGAACAGAACCCTTAAAAAGGCACAAAGTTTGGTCGAGAAGTTGCAAAAGGAGAGCGGATTTGACGGGGTGATTTTCGAGAGCAATGGGAGTTTGGAAGAGGTGGTAGGATTAGGAGATATAGTGAGCTGTGCTACAAACTCGGAGACTCCATTGGTGAAGGGGGGAGAAATGAAGGAAGGAGCACATTTGGATATGGTGGGATCGTTTAAGCCATCTATGATGGAGTGTGATGATGAGGCTATTAGGAAGGGGAGAGTGTTTATAGATAACGAGGCGGCTTTGGTTGAGGCTGGGGAGTTAGTGGGAGCGTttgagagaggtgtgatcacaAGAGATGATGTAGTAGGAGATTTGGTGGAGTTGATTAAGGGAGAAAAGAGTGGGAGGAAGAGCCAAGAGGAAATCACTGTGTTCAAATCAGTTGGGTCTGCTGCTGTGGATCTTCTCACTGCTCAGTTGGTTTATGAAACCTGCATGGAAAGTCAAGTTCATGTATGA